The Kluyveromyces marxianus DMKU3-1042 DNA, complete genome, chromosome 6 genome window below encodes:
- a CDS encoding fasciclin domain-containing protein — protein MKISILSTLLLLGTFDKVISRRVVDLGSLDLSEGEEVIEKREPKRLPLDIEGIVHDYDKNLKKREPKRVGLSFEKVSNDDAEVFDKSKVKRDMKRPQFVIDISDGKTEDRVNLDSRLTVLQDISIFSSYGRNVLDVESQWEDGSQELIVIAPTNAAISSLPKKPWQFPKDIDAMEEADAAPKDIEDAINGNIAHFVKSHIISRSNDFNLQSTEVWLHSEADSSEKGDIVLKKQDNEYYIASASDMDFKQVKTVDVAANGVILIIDACLIKP, from the coding sequence TTGGGTTCCTTAGATCTTTCTGAAGGTGAGGAAGTTATCGAAAAGAGGGAACCTAAGAGATTACCTTTGGATATTGAAGGAATAGTACATGATTACGACaagaatctgaagaaaagagagccTAAAAGAGTTGGTTTaagctttgaaaaagtgTCAAATGATGATGCAGAGGTATTTGACAAGTCTAAAGTTAAGAGAGATATGAAAAGGCCTCAGTTTGTCATTGATATTTCTGATGGAAAGACGGAGGATCGGGTGAATTTGGATTCCAGACTTACAGTACTCCAGGATATCAGTATTTTCTCCAGTTATGGGCGTAACGTCTTAGATGTTGAGTCTCAGTGGGAAGATGGTTCGCAAGAATTAATCGTTATTGCACCCACAAATGCAGCTATTTCCAGCCTACCAAAGAAGCCATGGCAATTCCCAAAAGATATTGATGCTATGGAGGAGGCTGATGCGGCTCCAAAGGATATTGAGGATGCCATCAATGGAAATATTGCCCACTTTGTGAAATCCCATATCATATCACGTTCTAATGACTTTAACTTACAATCTACCGAGGTATGGCTCCATAGTGAGGCAGATTCATCTGAGAAAGGGGATATCGTCTTGAAAAAGCAAGATAACGAATATTACATTGCTTCTGCTTCGGATATGGACTTCAAACAAGTGAAAACAGTAGATGTTGCTGCTAATGGTGTTATTTTGATCATTGATGCATGCTTAATTAAGCCATGA